The Tribolium castaneum strain GA2 chromosome 3, icTriCast1.1, whole genome shotgun sequence sequence atttcccATTAATCACCACTTGTGGCTTCTCAGAAGGGGGTACGAGATAAATCGAGCCTCACAAAGCCCATTTCACACATCTTTGAGCGTCTTTACGCAATCTATGAGTGGTAATTACGGCTAATTGCGTTGCTTGCACGATCTATTAGGGCTATAACGGGCGTTAGATTGCATTTAGCCGATGCGTGCACGTAATTTCGACACGCATTGACAACGGATACCCGGCTGTGTTATCAATATTTCGCACCGAAGCCGGATTCCCACACCTCGACTTGACCTATGCTAACGTAATAAAACGCGGTAGGTAAAATCCTGCGATCCCTCAATAGCAGGAGAACATCCTCGCAGGAAGGACGCAAATCCTGACGCATGCCGGCTATTATCGATCGGCGACTTTCCCTTTTTTCGTGAATTGCCACCAAATCGATCCTTAATCCGTGATTAAATCGCAAATGCTCCATTTTCCAGTCTTGGAAAAATAAGCAAAGCGGGGGGAATTAATTGAGAAGGGGGCAAAATAGGGCGTTGTCCTGGCTAAGGGAGTCCAGGATAACGGCGAAGTTCCCGAATTTGCGGTCACAAACCTCTGCTCTTCTCAACTCTCCTGTTCATCAGGAAGTAATAATAACCCGTGTGTCGACCCCGCACAAGGTTATCCGCAATTTTGGCCACTAACTTGGCTCCAGTTCGGTTATTAGCGCGATTTTTAATTCGGTAACTTGGTGGTCGGCTATGTTGACAATAATAAAGTTCCAGTATTGCTTTGAGATGAGAGGGGAGTGAAAAATGGACCGTTTTGTTcaacaaactgaaaatatgTTTGTCTGTCAAAACTAATTACACCTGCCATTGTCCCCAATTAAAATTGTTGGTCTGAGGTGCCGACACGATCccactaaaatttaaatttccgaGTGCGTGAGGTGCCTTAACTATTAATTATTCCCTCGGAGATAGAGACCATCGTTTATTTCAGTTTCCAACTTGTTAAGTTAACAGTCTCGATAATTAAATGTCTCATTAAATCACTGCATTATTGCCTTCAAAAGAGGATATCTAATGTTTTGTATGTGTAATCCCTTGGTTTTTGTTGCAGGTCGCCGCTGATCCTCTTCATATTTATCACATCCTTTAGCAACGCACTCAGCAGACATGTAAGCATGAATCAGCTTATCCTACCTGCCATCCAGACAAATCAGTTCCTTGAATCAACGGCTGGAAAAATTTAGGTCACTGTCCCGCGAATTTTATAAATAGACCTCTtttaaacaaatgttattAAGTACAGAACCAGAAGCTGTTAAATAACTAAACAGAACCGAATTAAACAACCCATCAAACTTGTTTCAAATCGAACTTTTAAAATAGCTCCATTTAATCAAATCGCGGGAATATTTAATGGACTGGCACACATCATTACTACGGGACCATAATTGATGCTCCAGATGAGATAAATATTTACGTTACGGCACACGATTTCCCGAAAACGAggcgttattgttattaatatctGGCCGCTCATTTTACGACCCATCAGCTTTATTCGATAATTTGGGTGAATCGGTGACCCGCGACGATTTTGATTTATTGCGTGTAAGGACGTATAATTATCAGGGAAAACCAATCTTGATGCTCCCGTGTGGTCGTCTCGAAATTACGCCGATAAATAGATAATTGTACGGAAAATCTTCGAACGGCCAATAAATCGCGATGTGATTTATGCCTCGTGGTTTTCGcgcatttttcaagttatggcATTAAAAGATAATAGTTTTCAATCGTAAATATGTAAGCAACGGCGTGAAATACGACTGTTTTATTATGTCCATTGAATACCTCGCGCCCATTACATTAGATAGGCTGGGTTCTCGAGGGATCATGTGGGTTTTAAGGTGTTCACTTGAACTCACCTCTATTACATTCTTCGACAGGGAAATGCGCCATTTCGCACCCAGGAGGTAACGAATAGGGAAATAATCGCACGCTCAATGAAACGCAGGATGAGCATTGTGACAAATTGCAAACgataattgcaaaaactggataaaataacactttcaatagaccacatttttaaagtgatgCACTAATAGTTGTGGCATTTGAATTCAGGAGAAAAATTCCCGTAATGTAAACTGACTATTGACGGGACTTTCTAGAGATTATGTAAGAGGAAGTTGTCTCCAATTAGTGAGCAAATTAATTGTCATGTTGGGCTTTCCTCGAAACGTCCGACAGATCTAGAATCAAGCTTATGTAAATTATCCCAAGTTGCGTATCATTGTACTCAGTTccataagtaaataaaaacaagtcgtttttaatctgaATACCAACTGGAATACTCCCTTGTCCCTTATCTTCCCTGCATCAAAATTCTTGTTTGCAATATTAAAGCAGAGTATTGTCAGTTTTAAATGCATAAAGAGCATAGCCTTCGGTGAAGTTGTGACTTATCAAGTTCAAACAAAACGAATAAAAGGATACAACGAAGCATCAACTTCGGTATCCACGGTCTCTGCGCCTAAAGCTCTTCTTGTCAAAGCTGTTGCAAGTTGtaataagtttaaatttaaaccaaatcACACGGAAAGgatcatatttttgttttcgctTGTGAATGGTTAAGTATTTCAATTGTTAGTCTAGTCTAAAAATACATTCGCCGGTTGCTTGACGTtctaaaacacaaaaagaaatagatCACCGGAGACGATATTTACTTTTCTCTGCTTGAATAACAAGGAATACAAGAgaaatatttgttcaattcGGCTAAAATAAGACGCCCTTAATCGATGACAAATTACGTTTGCTCCACCTACGCGAGAcgataaaatatttcaataagGAACTGACCCGAATCCTTGAACATTTTCTGTAACGAGATGCCTCACGAATGCTTGTAGGGTTCGGTTAACCGTTAGTAATAATTCTTTTTTCGAGTTACAAGATGATATTCAAATCATCTGACATGGCCcaaaccatttttaaattaaaaaaacatttaccgATAATGgaagtaattttttcatttttatatgcAACGAAGTGGTACACCTAGCACTGTCTGGAAAACGGGGAAGAAGCAATTTACATAAATAAGCAGTAGAGTGGAACACCAGCAAACAGACtcttaatgtttaaaataaaattctttcccTAATATAATCAAgtcaaataaagaaaacactatGAACACGTATTCTAAATACTTGAACACGAAAAGAAACAAATTTCCTATTTAAATGCCTGGAattcttttcaatttttggccACGGGATCAATTAatactttgaaaatattgagcagttaaagaaaaaaatccacTTTTAATCAATTGATCGTATCTCAAGTGTCGCTCGTTCCCGAAATTGGGCTACCATTCCGATGATTGGCTCATTTGAATAGACCACAAGAAAGTGATCAATCAGGCAATTACAAGCCTGGTGCCCTTTTACAGTTACCAGCTCAAGTGCCGAGATATCGCGTCGAAAAAACGGTCTCTAATTATATCTGAGGGAAAATGGAATGCGGCTCCTCGCTTATAAGGACAATCGTCTAGTCCGCGTCTACTCCCGACTTTTGCCATTGATTATTTATAGCTTGTTTGACATTCCGATCAGTTCGAGTTATGGTCTGCTGAATTCCCATTGTTGCCGCAATAAAGCCATTATCCGCGATAATAGCAAGGCCCACCGCAATCAAGAAATTTCCAAGATTGCTTCTTTGCAGCGCATTCGGCACCACCGAGACAGGTTCAAACGGCAGCAAGGGGCCCACTTGTACTTAGCTGGTAGTTACGTCTTTGAAGGGGGCGAGAGGCCCGACATCGGTCCTTGGACCGACTGGTCCTCCCCGAGCCCGTGCTCCAGGTCGTGTGGCGGAGGCGTTTCCACCCAGACCAGGCAGTGCACACCGGGATACTCCTGCCAGGGGCCCTCTTCCAGACATTTCTCCTGCAACACGCAGGTAAGACATTGGCAcaattaaactatttttagGTGTTACATGGGCAGCCAACGACCGCGCTTAACAAACCGATTGAGAATTCGCAATGTTTCCAGACTGAATCACTTACACGTTAAACAAACTTGCGGGGAATTAATGATAGGCGGAAACGAATTCGGTTTtgagtcatttaaaaaatcatttattttaagatgTTATTCATGGATATTGTCGACGCTAACAAGAGGCTGTTAAGTCTTCCGTTCTGAAGCGGCGcatcaaagaaaatattttaagacaTTTGCAGGGTGCCAGGAAGGTGGTATTTATCCGGTCGGATTGGACTGTGTCCCTACAATTAGTGtcgcttttttaaatacaggtTTCCTCAGATTTATTAAATTCCTTTGGAAATCctacttttacttttatttgtgCCTTTGGAATTGAAGCTCccattttttcctttttaattaTGCAATAGGAACATCCTGCTCCGATCTTCCTTTATTCCATGCCCCGAGGAATTCGCGATAATTGTAACTAATGGCAGAAGAATTATTGCTGATTGTGTCTTCTCGCTTTCAATATGTTTTATTGCAGAGCGAGTCAATTGATTTTGCATTCAGCGATCAATAGATCAAAGATATCCAGCGTAAATCAATTACTCCGACAATTAGCAATGGTTCCAACGGCTATTACACGGTCAATAACTCACTTGACGTAGTGGACAGTTAGACAATGGACCCAATCATATGTCTAGTTATTCCAACCACGTGTCGGTGTCTCAAAAAAGAAATTCCTCGTCATGAGCACACCTAAGACCCTTTCATTAAAGCTGTCCAAGTTCAAGGCCGGTTGCATTATCTTGACGAATTATCATAATCAGTTGagaatttcaaaaaagctgaaaaatcTCCTCAATTTGCCCGCCCTCGACTTCCACGTGCTTTTCGATAAGGAGAGTCGTTACTCAGCGACTCCTGACGCAACAATTAATAACAGGACTACCTCCTTTTTGAAGATAAAATCACACCGCCCGGCTTTTAATCTTCTTATTAAGTTAAAACCGGCGATTATTTTCAGGATTGTCCGGATATTGGAGATTTCAGGGCGCAGCAATGCTCGGAATTCGATAGTGTCCCTTTTAATAGGGTACTTTACCAGTAGGTAAAATGATTAGAAGCGCAGGCAGGAAGCTAAAGCAGTTTTTTAGATGGATTCCGTACACGAAAGCGCCCAATCCGTGTGAACTCAACTGCATGCCCAGAGGTGAGAGGTTCTACTACAGACACAGGAACCAAGTCATCGATGGTACCAGATGCAACGACGAAACGCCCGATGTTTGCATCAACGGGAAATGCCAAGTAATTACAAAACTATTAGCAAAGTttcaaactaaaataaatcTGTAGCCAGTGGGGTGCGACATGATGCTGGGCTCGGACGTTCGAGAGGACAAGTGTAGAGTCTGTGGGGGCGATGGGAACACTTGTAGAACAGTGAGCGATCGATTTGAAAATCAAGACCTTCAAGTGGGATACAACGACATTCTTTTAATACCAGCGGGAGCTACCAATATCTTGGTAGAAGAGGTCGCACCCTCGAATAATTATCTAGCAGTACGGAACACTTCAGGCCACTATTACTTGAACGGTAACTGGAGGATCGATTTTCCGAGGACCATGGAGTTTGCAGGGTGCAAATTCCACTACAATCGGGACCCGCAAGGGTTCTCGGCCCCCGATAAAATCACCTGCTTGGGGCCCATAGACGAAGCTCTCTTCATTGTCGTAAGTTCCAACTCACATCGTACCATAAGGTACCAccaaagaaacattttgtaGATGTTGTTCCAAGACCACAACGTCGGGGTATTTTACGAATACAGCCTCCCAACTAACATTCAGCCAGGCTACGAGACCGAAACTTACGCTTGGACTTTCGACCAATTTACTCCCTGCACCCAAACGTGTGGCGGAGGTACTATttctcaaataaaatttctcccgatttctaatttttgtaacaGGCGTACAATACAGAAATGTGACTTGTGCCGGCCGCCGAACTTTAGAACCGGCAGATCGTACTCTGTGTGATGCGAACAACGAACCACCATCATCACAGAAGTGTGCGGAAGTACCGTGTGAGGCTCAGTGGGTACCATACCCTTGGGGTAACTGTTCGGCACCCTGTGGCGAGGGTGGTGTCCAAACTAGAGAAATCGCTTGccaacaaattatttcaaacggTTATCCTTCTTTGGTTGATGAGTCTGAATGTGCCCGACTTCCCAAACCACCGCAACAGCAAGAATGTAACAAAGGACGGGTTTGTGCCAAGTGGCATTTGGGACCTTGGAAGCCGGTAAGTTAACACAGAAAAACAATAACTATGGCTAAAAATCCGTGACTAGTGTGACCACTTGTGTGGTGACGGCAAAGAAACCCGGCAAGTCAAGTGCTATCGGAAGGACGgttcaaatattgaaattatgGACGATTCCGAGTGCATCCCAGTCGAACCTAAACCCGAAACAGAACGAAAGTGCAATTTGAGACCTTGTGAAGGCGTCGACTGGATAACGTCAATGTGGAGCGGGGTAAGTTACCACTTTAGGATTTTGGTGGGTCTAAGGAACATTGTAGTGTGAAAAATGTGGATTGACCAACGAAACGCGCAAAGTCCAGTGCGCTACTGCCGCCGGTGTTGTATACCCGGACAACCTTTGCGACGCTGACCAAAAGCCGGAAACTGTGCGGCAGTGCAATGCCACGAAACCACCCACCTGCGAGTACAACTGGTACGCTTCGCAATGGAGTGAGGTGAttacagttttatttaaataaatctgtTGAAAACTTTTAATGGTAATGGTATTAGTAGTGTTCTGCTCAATGTGGACAAGGCGTCCAAACTCGTAGCCTATTCTGCGGCCTTGTTGGAGAAGACGGGAGTGTGAAGAAAgtggaaaatgaaaaatgtgatCAAAACAAGACGTACGAATTGATTAGAAATTGCACTGGAGAGGTTGAGAAATGTGAAGGGGAGTGGTATAGCGGGCCGTGGACGCAGTGCTCCAAGCCATGTGGTGGTGGCCAAAGAACCAAGAAAGTTGTTTGTTTGAAGGATCTTCAAGTGGTTGATGTGTCCGCATGTGGGTCTGAGACAATTATTTTCAGCGAAGAGGATTGTAACACGCAGCCTTGTTCTGAaggttgttttctttttttactgTCAAATGTTACTTTTGGTTGTTCTAGATACGATTTTGCCTACTGATGTTACTAAATCTATCGACGAGTCGTCTGAGCCAACGGAGGAGACTCCCGTAACAGAAGAAACGTCAATCACTGACGAAACTTCTATCACTGAAGAAGATAAGCCGACGACTCAGGACGATGAGTATGAAATAGTTCCGGATGACGAGTGTGAGGATGGTGTTTGGGTGGATGAAGAAGGCCGTCCGGAAGATTTGAAAGAAGGAGTCACTGAACCAATGgtataattattactttctGTCAGTTGGAACTAAGGTTTTAATACTTTTGCATAGGGTGAAGATAAATTAGGTTCAAGTACCGATTCAAGTGTGACCGGATGGTCGAAAGAAACTGATTTATCGGCGGATGATTTAATGTTAAGCGATGCTCCATCGTCACCTATCGGGAGTGAAGGTACCACTGTTTCTGGTTCAGGAGACGAAGAACTTACGAGCGAACCAAGTAGTTCTGGTGGTTCCACTATATCAATGGAAACTACCATGGAAGGTTCCGGTGATACAGGCTCACCAACATCACTATTTGAAACTGATACTCCTATTGAAACTGACAGTGGATCCAGCGATGAAACTGAAGCTACTACAGTTGATAGCACTGACAGTAGCAAAAGTACTGACGAAAGTACGGACTCTTCGGGAGTTACGGATTCTTCCGATGCTAGTTCAGATGTTACAACAGCTTCATCAGATCAAACGGGTGGTTCTTCCGACGCGCCTAAATCATCCGACATGACGACGGAATCGTCAGATTCGGCAACAAAATCGTCAGATATGACTAGTGAAATTTTCAGTAGTGACTCTTCGTCAGAAAGTACTGAAACTACTAACCCTACTCAGAGTACTGATCCTACGGATAGTACCATGAGTACTGATTCTCCTGACACTACAGACAGTACGGATTCTGCTTCAACTCAAAGCTCCGATTCAAGCGAATCCTCCCCGATTGACAGCACCTCAAGCGTTGACCTTTCATCAGTGACTGAAAGTGGTGCCACTACTGAAGGCGGCAGTTCGGAAGCAACAACTATTGGCTCGTCATTGTCTCCAGAACCAAGCGAAACCTTCCTTGGTGAATCAGATATTGGAGCTGACAAACCCACGACGAAGTCCAGTGATGCTAGTACTACAGAAAGCGGTGCCACTGATGTTACCGAAAGCGGAATGACAGATACGACAGTAGAATCAACTGAATCGTCAACTGAATCAGCGGGAAGCACGGAACCTTCTGGCATGTCGTCGGAATCAGGTGCTACTGAAACCACAACTGAATTCACCGGAAGCACAGAATCACCTGGAAGTACCGAATCGACAGAATATACAGAAACCACACCAACCGATTACGACATTTGGACTTCAACAACAGAAAGTGGCCCCACGGAAGAAACCAGCACCGATGTTTGGAGCACTACCCCCATAACCGACATATTCGAAACGCTAAAACCACGAATGTGCAAGAGAAAGAAGCAGAAAGACTGCAAAAAGACAATGTTCGGCTGTTGCTGGGACAAAATTACTCCAGCCGAAGGACCATTCGATAAAGGCTGCCCGACCCCGAAAACATGCAAGGAGTCTAAATTCGGTTGTTGCGAAGACGGTGTTTCACCCGCTCTGGGCCGGAAATTCAAAGGATGTCCTTCAACACACTGCAACGAAACCCTGTTTGGTTGTTGCCCCGATAAGAAAACGCCAGCTGAAGGGAACAATAAAGAAGGTTGTCCACCACCGCCCCCAGCCTGTCTCAAATCGAGATACGGATGCTGCGAGGACAACGTCACTGTAGCCAAAGGCCCCAAACACAAAGGTTGCAAAGAGGAAAAAGTTTCAACGACGACGGCAGCGCCAGGAACGAATTGCAACACGACTAAGTGGGGTTGCTGCCCAGATGGGGTACAACCCGCCCAAGGGGAACAATTCAAAGGGTGCAACATCACAAACTGCACTGAATCATACTTCAAGTGTTGTCCCGATGGTGTTACTCCCGCCCAAGGCCCGAATTACAAAGGTTGTAAGACACCATGTGCCGAGAAAGACTTCGGGTGTTGTCCTGACGGTGTTACACCGGCGCACGGACCTAGCGGTGAAGGGTGTTGTCTGGCAAGTCCGTTCGGTTGTTGTCCTGATAATATTTTACCAGCAAGGGGACCAAATCTGGAAGGGTGTGGGTGCCAATATTCCCCCTACAGGTGTTGTCCTGATAACGTCACTGCAGCTAGAGGCCACAACAATGAGGGTTGTGGATGCCAGTACACCGAACATGGGTGTTGTCCTGATGAGTACACCCCAGCAGCTGGCCCTGAGTACCAAGGCTGTCTGTGTCACACCTTCCAATTCGGATGTTGTCCCGATGGTGTCACTGTGGCCAAAGGACCGCACCAGCAaggtatttaaaaatacagtcgaaaacacacatttttgtatttttgtcaGGCTGTGGCTGCAGAAATACAGAATTTGGATGCTGTTCAGACGACAGTACCCCGGCCCAAGGCCCCAACTACGCAGGCTGTGGGTGCGCTTCAAGCAAATACGGCTGTTGTCTCGACGGCACAACTGAAGCACTTGGGGACAACTACGAAGGTTGTCCCGAAATTCCCCAAAATCTTCAAGAAAGTTGTACCCAACCGAAGGAGCGCGGAACTTGTCGCAACTACACCGTCAAATGGTTCTTCGACATGGACTACGGTGGTTGTTCCCGATTCTGGTACGGTGGATGTGATGGTAATAACAACCGTTTCAAATCGAAAGAAGAATGTGACAATACTTGTGTCAAACCGGAAGGCATCGGTAACAAATCCCCACCACCCCatttaaacgttaaattagttttttcgcaGATAGATGCAAACTTCCCAAAATACCGGGCCCGTGTGAGGGGTACTACCCTCAATGGTTCTACGATACGGAGAGGAAACACTGCGCTCAGTTTATCTATGGAGGTTGTTTGGGCAATAATAACAGATTTGAGACACGAGAAGAGTGCATTTCGCTTTGCGTGAAAGACGATAGTGTcggtaagaaaaaaatatacaagagGTGACAGCAGAATAATGTTGGGTTTTAGACGCTTGTGAGCAAGAAAAGGATGAAGGACCGTGCAAAGGCAACTATTTAAGATGGTACTATGACAAGAGCAGTAAAACCTGTCAACAGTTTATTTACGGGGGTTgtaaatcaaataataataatttcccaACGGAAGAGGCCTGCAAACAGCAATGTACGCAACCTGGTCGTAAAAAAGGTAAGTACCAAGTGCTAACACTGTAGTTTGCATGTTCCTTTAATCGGCATGCCATGTAAATAATTACTAACTCGGTGTTAGATCACTGCTCTTTACCTAGAGCTCAGGGTAGTTGCACGGAAAGAATCCCTCGCTGGTACTACGACATGCCTGAAAAGAAATGCTTACCCTTTTATTATTCTGGCTGTGAtggtaataacaataacttcaACAGTAGAGAAGCATGCGAAACTGACTGTCCGAAAGAAATCGGTGAGTAATGCACGACAACTAACAGGAATTCCTATCAAATGGTACAACTCTAATACAATTTTTCCACACAGAGAAAGACTTGTGCCAGTTAGCAGCTGATATCGGTACTTGTGGTAACTACACCGACCGTTGGTATTACGACACAAGAGAAAAGACTTGTCGCCAATTCTACTATGGTGGCTGTGGCGGAAACggaaacaactttgaaacacAGCAACAGTGCGAACAAAGGTGTACCAAGAGACGTGCCCCTGAACCACCGAAAGTACCAGAAGGGCAGTTTACCACAGATATGTGCTTCCTACCCAGCGAGCCAGGCAACTGCCGCGAAGCACAGTTGCGGTACTTCTACGACAGAACCGACGGTGTGTGTAAGGGCTTCACCTACACTGGCTGTAATGGCAACAGAAATAATTTCGAGTCGGTTGATCAATGTTTGCAAAATTGCGGAAACGCTCAAGGTACGTTTGGaacattgtttaatttttttctgaattttgaGTC is a genomic window containing:
- the Ppn gene encoding papilin isoform X1, which gives rise to MRLLHRRHIMSPLILFIFITSFSNALSRHRIRHHRDRFKRQQGAHLYLAGSYVFEGGERPDIGPWTDWSSPSPCSRSCGGGVSTQTRQCTPGYSCQGPSSRHFSCNTQDCPDIGDFRAQQCSEFDSVPFNRVLYQWIPYTKAPNPCELNCMPRGERFYYRHRNQVIDGTRCNDETPDVCINGKCQPVGCDMMLGSDVREDKCRVCGGDGNTCRTVSDRFENQDLQVGYNDILLIPAGATNILVEEVAPSNNYLAVRNTSGHYYLNGNWRIDFPRTMEFAGCKFHYNRDPQGFSAPDKITCLGPIDEALFIVMLFQDHNVGVFYEYSLPTNIQPGYETETYAWTFDQFTPCTQTCGGGVQYRNVTCAGRRTLEPADRTLCDANNEPPSSQKCAEVPCEAQWVPYPWGNCSAPCGEGGVQTREIACQQIISNGYPSLVDESECARLPKPPQQQECNKGRVCAKWHLGPWKPCDHLCGDGKETRQVKCYRKDGSNIEIMDDSECIPVEPKPETERKCNLRPCEGVDWITSMWSGCEKCGLTNETRKVQCATAAGVVYPDNLCDADQKPETVRQCNATKPPTCEYNWYASQWSECSAQCGQGVQTRSLFCGLVGEDGSVKKVENEKCDQNKTYELIRNCTGEVEKCEGEWYSGPWTQCSKPCGGGQRTKKVVCLKDLQVVDVSACGSETIIFSEEDCNTQPCSEDTILPTDVTKSIDESSEPTEETPVTEETSITDETSITEEDKPTTQDDEYEIVPDDECEDGVWVDEEGRPEDLKEGVTEPMGEDKLGSSTDSSVTGWSKETDLSADDLMLSDAPSSPIGSEGTTVSGSGDEELTSEPSSSGGSTISMETTMEGSGDTGSPTSLFETDTPIETDSGSSDETEATTVDSTDSSKSTDESTDSSGVTDSSDASSDVTTASSDQTGGSSDAPKSSDMTTESSDSATKSSDMTSEIFSSDSSSESTETTNPTQSTDPTDSTMSTDSPDTTDSTDSASTQSSDSSESSPIDSTSSVDLSSVTESGATTEGGSSEATTIGSSLSPEPSETFLGESDIGADKPTTKSSDASTTESGATDVTESGMTDTTVESTESSTESAGSTEPSGMSSESGATETTTEFTGSTESPGSTESTEYTETTPTDYDIWTSTTESGPTEETSTDVWSTTPITDIFETLKPRMCKRKKQKDCKKTMFGCCWDKITPAEGPFDKGCPTPKTCKESKFGCCEDGVSPALGRKFKGCPSTHCNETLFGCCPDKKTPAEGNNKEGCPPPPPACLKSRYGCCEDNVTVAKGPKHKGCKEEKVSTTTAAPGTNCNTTKWGCCPDGVQPAQGEQFKGCNITNCTESYFKCCPDGVTPAQGPNYKGCKTPCAEKDFGCCPDGVTPAHGPSGEGCCLASPFGCCPDNILPARGPNLEGCGCQYSPYRCCPDNVTAARGHNNEGCGCQYTEHGCCPDEYTPAAGPEYQGCLCHTFQFGCCPDGVTVAKGPHQQGCGCRNTEFGCCSDDSTPAQGPNYAGCGCASSKYGCCLDGTTEALGDNYEGCPEIPQNLQESCTQPKERGTCRNYTVKWFFDMDYGGCSRFWYGGCDGNNNRFKSKEECDNTCVKPEGIDRCKLPKIPGPCEGYYPQWFYDTERKHCAQFIYGGCLGNNNRFETREECISLCVKDDSVDACEQEKDEGPCKGNYLRWYYDKSSKTCQQFIYGGCKSNNNNFPTEEACKQQCTQPGRKKDHCSLPRAQGSCTERIPRWYYDMPEKKCLPFYYSGCDGNNNNFNSREACETDCPKEIEKDLCQLAADIGTCGNYTDRWYYDTREKTCRQFYYGGCGGNGNNFETQQQCEQRCTKRRAPEPPKVPEGQFTTDMCFLPSEPGNCREAQLRYFYDRTDGVCKGFTYTGCNGNRNNFESVDQCLQNCGNAQDLCKLPPVVGPCNSEYEQFYYNERTDSCHPFNYGGCEGNYNRFPDKASCEQRCKRSPPSPQFPQTQAPPVQPPPSSAMCYEQPDAGNCTDNLSVFFFNTSSQTCTPFTYTGCGGNANRFNSEEQCERQCGRFRGQDVCTMPMDRGPCRAYTPKYYYDRGVGRCASFIYGGCGGNGNRFSSSEECEKICVTHEEDRSNVTSTAVCELPVDTGSCQDGYHKRWYFDNARGECIAFIFSGCGGNLNNFKTFQSCVTFCKDYLTVTQPPVGPQDHPCQAHFDECATLRCPYGIEAYVDDNQCNRCQCQNPCSTVDCPPNSQCAIDINRNKTSSEDPDFIAICREINKNGQCPILGHYEQNNCEQECRNDADCPFHLKCCSTGCGTSCIEPTVPAELVTQQYQPAYTEAPIQSDYSPPKIDVQTYEPEVQGLIGDHVTLRCAVTGNPTPKISWKKDDLLIDGTQAKYRIKLDQSLQIITLHKTDSGVYLCTADNSIGEPITNKIVLNVVDGPPRPATVLEPESQPNVVVSLNAPATLNCLALGYPFPAVTWWKDDSLIPLKTSQFEVRKDYSLLIHSVKLSNLGVYTCQAYNGVGKAASWSVAVKARGPYHSTNPKDQKYLKYIVNPPELPTTSAPPVYRPTSPPYLPPANNEIFPNREPGPGPATYFVPVRANITTDNQRFPVNSDIVIPCDVEGYPTPQVQWYKDGISLSPSERVHISDNNKLTILRATKADSGVYQCEAANSYSKASSSLTILVDEMFIHPNCKDNRFFANCNLIVKAKFCSHKYYAKFCCRSCTEAGLLPVDGPHLHDDKQSALSYNLV